In a single window of the Dasypus novemcinctus isolate mDasNov1 chromosome Y, mDasNov1.1.hap2, whole genome shotgun sequence genome:
- the LOC139438398 gene encoding heat shock transcription factor, Y-linked-like — translation MEVQDSSPKDRSTHSETSIASPSCGHTYTGDSDLRSKIEENAFQALSEGPLMKRPRYTFCVPRPEEDDFLSLTFPRKLWKIVGSDRFKSIWWDENGTSIVINEELFKKEVLERKTPFRIFETESMKSLVRQLNLYGFSKVRQHFQRSASLADFLAEEKEASVLSKLQFYQHPNFKRGCPQLLVNMKRRVGIKNASTVSASLVQDFNKKHFRAVSNADNQNSGAVAETSRERLLSASTNVNVPLIRQPSNSQEVASTTPLVRSVFSPSSASITPSEQILTDKHGVLNQLTTFHMQSHSSYTQANGYIVNFVRTATSVSQYHIVSPIENNYSGLMVEPPSVPTGYPDLPAHEAPFSTFLQGGNPWLPMAVIPDSSATSLLRSPQQPSSLYQHFPHFS, via the exons ATGGAAGTTCAAGATTCTTCTCCGAAAGACAGATCAACTCATTCAGAAACCTCCATTGCGTCTCCTTCCTGTGGTCACACATACACTGGAGACTCAGACTTGAGgtctaaaattgaagaaaatgcttTTCAGGCTTTGTCTGAAGGACCCTTGATGAAGAGACCACGTTACACATTTTGTGTTCCCCGGCCAGAAGAAGATGATTTCCTTTCTTTGACCTTCCCCAgaaaactctggaaaatagttgGAAGCGACCGTTTTAAGTCAATTTGGTGGGATGAAAATGGGACTTCTATAGTGATTAATGAAGAACTCTTTAAGAAAGAAGTTTTGGAAAGAAAAACCCCTTTCAGAATATTTGAAACTGAGAGTATGAAAAGTTTGGTTCGACAGCTAAATCTCTATGGATTTAGTAAAGTGCGACAGCATTTTCAAAGATCTGCTTCTCTGGCTGACTTtctggcagaagaaaaagaagcctCTGTTTTAAGCAAG tTACAGTTCTACCAACACCCAAACTTTAAACGAGGCTGTCCCCAGCTTTTAGTAAATATGAAAAGAAGAGTCGGGATTAAAAATGCTTCTACCGTATCTGCTTCATTAGTTCAAGACTTCAACAAGAAGCACTTTAGAGCAGTGAGTAACGCGGACAATCAGAATTCCGGTGCAGTTGCTGAAACTAGTAGGGAAAGATTACTTTCAGCCTCTACAAATGTAAACGTGCCTTTAATAAGGCAGCCTTCGAACAGCCAGGAAGTTGCTAGTACAACTCCCCTAGTCAGAAGTGTTTTTTCTCCTTCATCAGCTTCAATTACACCATCAGAACAAATCCTAACAGATAAACATGGTGTTTTAAACCAGCTGACCACTTTTCACATGCAATCCCATAGCAGCTACACTCAAGCAAATGGCTACATTGTGAATTTTGTTAGAACTGCAACTTCTGTTTCTCAGTACCATATCGTATCTCCTATAGAGAACAATTACTCTGGACTGATGGTGGAGCCGCCTTCTGTCCCAACTGGTTATCCTGATTTACCAGCCCATGAGGCTCCTTTTTCCACCTTCCTACAAGGAGGCAACCCATGGCTCCCAATGGCTGTAATACCTGATTCGTCTGCCACCTCTCTTTTAAGGTCACCTCAACAACCATCTTCATTATACCAACATTTTCCTCATTTCAGTTGA